The Bombus terrestris chromosome 16, iyBomTerr1.2, whole genome shotgun sequence genome includes a region encoding these proteins:
- the LOC100650421 gene encoding chromodomain-helicase-DNA-binding protein Mi-2 homolog isoform X8: protein MAKHLSVPCRRGTVMENSSFDGEDDIDETGGQVSNINQQVDGSSDAEESQRLEEDDDYEPEERKKKKGKKRKARSEDKKGKKKKKKKKSDSGDESDFGGGGETGDVAGDDSDYAGNRKSRKSSSRKSSSHNAPAPPSQEPTTGMPTIEEVCNTFGLTDVQIEYTDADFQNLTTYKLFQQHVRPLLAKENPKVPMSKLMMLVAAKWRDFSELNPHTQPDADVSSANVDEDSRNARANRSGAVQEGEDEEDDDEDSDRKRKSRGSRAKKGKKASKVPTLKIKLGKRKRGSSDEEAEGSGVGTDRDSDMEFEQMLADAEEPTGVDGTNKGNTEESGVEPPAEPPVRRKAKTKIGNKTKKKKKTKTTSKFPDGEEGLQTDHQDYCEVCQQGGEIILCDTCPRAYHLVCLEPELEETPEGKWSCPHCEGEGAAEDDDEHMEFCRICKDGGELLCCDSCTSAYHTHCLNPPLSEIPDGDWKCPRCSCPPIRGKVAKILTWRWKECPETPSEEPSTSKAAPKQRRIREFFVKWADMSYWHCDWITELQLDVFHPLMFRNYSRKYDMDEPPKLEEPLDESDSRVKRLKEQDVATNRDEYNLEERFYRYGVRPEWLVVHRVINHRLSRDGRATYLVKWRELGYDQATWEDEHEDIPGLKQAIEYYLDLRAANCCDGSSSRKGKKGKGKKSKTRELIDDEERTPKRYTPPPDKPTTDLKKKYERQPEYLDQTGMQLHPYQLEGLNWLRYSWGQGIDTILADEMGLGKTIQTITFLYSLYKEGHCKGPFLVSVPLSTIINWEREFETWAPDFYCVTYVGDKDSRIVIRENELSFEEGAVRGGRASKIRSNQIKFNVLLTSYELISIDSACLGSIDWAVLVVDEAHRLKSNQSKFFRLLASYNIAYKLLLTGTPLQNNLEELFHLLNFLCRDKFNDLAAFQNEFADISKEEQVKKLHELLGPHMLRRLKADVLKNMPSKSEFIVRVELSPMQKKYYKYILTRNFEALNPKGGGQQVSLLNIMMDLKKCCNHPYLFPAASQEAPTAPNGSYETSALIKAAGKLVLLSKMLKKLRDDGHRVLIFSQMTKMLDILEDYLEGEGYKYERIDGNITGAQRQEAIDRFNAPGAQQFVFLLSTRAGGLGINLATADTVIIYDSDWNPHNDIQAFSRAHRIGQANKVMIYRFVTRNSVEERVTQVAKRKMMLTHLVVRPGMGGKGANFSKQELDDILRFGTEELFKEEEGKEDEAIHYDDKAVAELLDRSKEGIEQKENWANEYLSSFKVASYVTKEGETEEEADTEIIKQEAENTDPAYWIKLLRHHYEQQQEDIARTLGKGKRIRKQVNYNDGGVTGDQSTRDDQPWQENLSDYNSDFSAPSDDDKEDDDFDEKGDGDLLSRRSRRRLERRDEKDRPLPPLLARVNGNIEVLGFNARQRKAFLNAIMRYGMPPQDAFNSQWLVRDLRGKSEKNFKAYVSLFMRHLCEPGADNAETFADGVPREGLSRQHVLTRIGVMSLIRKKVQEFEHINGYYSMPEMIRKPVEPVKVDGGGEGATGTSSTSATPATSNAPSPSPAATPTPTTIPGSTNTDSNKSNLDTSEVKECKEVPKDKESVDAKDVEESKESKEEEENNTEKDKDKEDIKKEEKDAEGETQDKEKDKTDATDEKFVAKHDEKVDNSESKTKQDSEEDVVIVKDDEEETEKREEKDNKDKDIKDCDSETMKPKRKFMFNIADGGFTELHTLWLNEEKAAVPGREYEIWHRRHDYWLLAGIVTHGYGRWQDIQNDIRFAIINEPFKMDVGKGNFLEIKNKFLARRFKLLEQALVIEEQLRRAAYLNLTQDPNHPAMSLNARFAEVECLAESHQHLSKESLAGNKPANAVLHKVLNQLEELLSDMKSDVSRLPATLARIPPVAQRLQMSERSILSRLAATAPGGSSSQSGQAALLAQQFPAGFSGGQLPATFAGAANFGNFRPQYSVPGQPPQGFTA, encoded by the exons ATGGCAAAACATTTGTCGGTGCCATGTCGTCGCGGTACTGTGATGGAAAATAGTTCTTTCGACG GAGAGGACGATATAGATGAAACTGGAGGTCAAGTTTCAAATATTAACCAACAAGTGGATGGTTCATCCGATGCAGAAGAATCTCAAAGACTA GAAGAAGATGATGATTATGAAccagaggaaagaaagaagaagaaaggaaaaaaacgaaaaGCTCGTAGTGAAGataagaaagggaagaaaaagaagaaaaagaaaaaatccgaTTCTGGAGAt GAAAGTGATTTTGGAGGAGGCGGTGAAACTGGTGATGTAGCTGGTGATGATAGTGACTATGCTGGAAatagaaaaagtagaaaatctTCTTCCAGGAAATCATCTAGTCACAATGCACCTGCTCCTCCTAGCCAGGAACCCACAACAGGAATGCCTACGATTGAGGAAGTCTGTAACACATTTGGATTAACTGATGTACAAATTGAATACACTGATGCAGATTTCCAGAATTTAACTAcctataaattatttcaacaacATGTCAGACCACTACTAGCAAAAGAGAATCCAAAa GTTCCAATGTCGAAACTTATGATGTTAGTGGCTGCCAAATGGCGTGATTTTTCTGAGTTAAATCCTCACACACAGCCAGATGCGGATGTATCTTCTGCAAATGTAGATGAAGATAGTAGAAATGCAAGGGCAAATCGTAGTGGTGCGGTCCAGGAAGGCGAAGATGAAGAAGACGATGACGAAGATAGTGATAGAAAACGGAAATCACGAGGATCGAGAGcgaagaagggaaagaaagctTCTAAAGTACCAACACTGAAGATCAAACTTGGAAAACGTAAACGAGGGAGCTCCGATGAGGAAGCAGAGGGTAGTGGTGTTGGTACTGACAGAGATTCAGACATGGAATTCGAGCAAATGTTGGCAGATGCGGAGGAACCTACTGGTGTGGATGGAACGAACAAAGGAAACACAGAAGAAAGTGGGGTTGAACCACCAGCAGAACCACCTGTTCGCAGGAAGGCAAAGACCAAAATCGGAAATAAGactaagaagaagaaaaagacaaaaaCCACGTCAAAGTTTCCAGATGGGGAAGAAGGTCTTCAG ACTGATCATCAAGATTATTGTGAAGTATGTCAACAAGGTGGAGAAATTATTCTATGCGACACATGTCCTAGAGCTTATCACTTGGTGTGTCTAGAGCCTGAATTAGAAGAAACTCCGGAAGGAAAATGGAGTTGTCCTCATTGTGAAGGAGAAG GTGCAGCTGAAGACGATGATGAGCATATGGAATTTTGTAGAATATGTAAAGATGGTGGTGAATTGCTATGCTGTGATAGCTGTACTAGCGCATACCATACACATTGTTTGAATCCACCACTTTCAGAAATTCCTGATGGCGACTGGAAGTGTCCCAGATGTTCTTGTCCACCTATACGTGGAAAAG TTGCAAAGATCTTAACATGGAGGTGGAAGGAATGCCCAGAAACACCTTCAGAGGAGCCATCAACAAGTAAAGCTGCTCCTAAGCAACGTAGAATACGCGAATTCTTCGTGAAATGGGCAGATATGTCTTATTGGCATTGCGACTGGATCACAGAATTACAGCTTGATGTTTTCCATCCTCTCATGTTTAG AAATTATTCACGAAAATATGATATGGACGAACCACCGAAGTTGGAGGAACCATTAGACGAAAGCGATTCCCGAGTAAAACGTTTAAAAGAACAGGACGTTGCAACTAATAGGGATGAATACAATTTAGAGGAGCGATTCTATCGTTACGGAGTTCGGCCAGAGTGGCTTGTAGTGCATCGAGTAATTAATCATAGGCTTTCAAGAGATGGTAGAGCGACGTATCTCGTTAAATGGAGGGAATTAGGATACGATCAGGCAACTTGGGAGGATGAGCATGAAGATATTCCTGGGTTAAAGCAAGCTATCGAATATTACTTGGATCTCAGAGCTGCAAACTGTTGTGATGGTAGTTCGTCCCGCAAGGGCAAGAAGG GTAAAGGCAAGAAATCGAAGACTCGTGAACTCATCGATGACGAAGAAAGAACGCCTAAGAGGTATACTCCTCCACCTGACAAACCTACCACAGATCTAAAGAAAAAGTATGAACGACAGCCAGAATATCTGGATCAGACTGGAATGCAGTTACATCCTTATCAGCTGGAA GGTTTGAATTGGTTAAGATATTCATGGGGCCAAGGTATAGACACTATTTTAGCGGACGAGATGGGTCTAGGAAAAACCATTCAAACTATCACCTTTCTGTATTCATTATACAAAGAAGGTCACTGCAAGGGACCGTTCCTTGTATCTGTTCCTCTATCAACTATCATTAACTGGGAACGTGAATTTGAAACCTGGGCACCTGatttttattgtgttacttacGTTG gTGACAAGGACAGTCGTATAGTGATTCGTGAGAATGAATTGTCTTTCGAAGAGGGTGCTGTTCGTGGTGGCCGAGCATCGAAGATCCGATCGAATCAAATTAAGTTCAATGTACTTCTTACCAGTTATGAGCTGATCTCAATTGATTCTGCGTGCTTAGGATCGATAGATTGGGCTGTATTAGTAGTAGACGAAGCGCATAGACTCAAATCTAACCAGTCGAAATTTTTTAGACTATTAGCGTCCTATAATATCGCGTATAAATTATTGTTAACTGGAACTCCTTTGCAAAATAACTTGGAGGAATTGTTCCATCTTTTGAATTTCCTCTGTCGTGATAAATTCAATGACTTAGCTGCGTTCCAAAATGAATTCGCTGATATTTCGAAAGAAGAACAAGTGAAGAAGTTGCATGAACTACTCGGACCACATATGTTGAGGAGATTAAAGGCTGATGTATTAAAG AATATGCCGAGTAAATCAGAATTCATTGTCCGTGTCGAATTATCGCCTAtgcaaaagaaatattataaatatatattgacgAGGAACTTCGAGGCGCTGAATCCCAAGGGGGGAGGTCAACAAGTGTCGCTATTGAATATCATGATGGATCTTAAAAAGTGCTGCAACCATCCTTACTTATTTCCAGCCGCATCTCAAGAAGCACCAACCGCACCAAACGGAAGTTACGAAACGTCTGCATTAATCAAAGCAGCAGGAAAATTGGTTCTATTGAGtaaaatgttaaagaaattAAGAGATGATGGACATAGAGTCTTGATCTTTTCTCAAATGACGAAAATGTTGGACATTCTCGAAGATTATTTAGAAGGAGAGGGTTATAAGTATGAAAGAATAGACGGTAACATTACTGGTGCTCAACGACAGGAAGCCATTGACAGATTTAATGCACCTG GCGCGCAACAGTTTGTTTTTCTACTTTCTACTCGGGCTGGTGGTTTGGGTATAAACTTGGCTACTGCCGACACTGTGATCATTTACGATTCCGACTGGAATCCACACAACGACATTCAGGCCTTTAGTAGAGCACATAGAATTGGCCAAGCTAATAAAGTCATGATCTATAGATTTGTAACTCGCAACTCTGTCGAAGAACGAGTTACACAAGTGGCGAAGCGTAAAATGATGTTAACACATTTAGTTGTGAGACCTGGAATGGGTGGTAAAGGCGCCAATTTCAGTAAACAAGAACTTGACGACATTTTACGATTCG GAACTGAGGAATTATTCAAAGAGGAGGAAGGCAAAGAGGATGAAGCCATTCATTATGATGACAAAGCTGTGGCTGAATTGTTAGACAGAAGCAAGGAAGGTATCGAACAGAAAGAAAACTGGGCCAACGAGTATCTAAGTTCGTTTAAAGTAGCATCGTACGTAACAAAGGAAGGTGAAACGGAAGAAGAAGCGGACACGGAGATTATTAAACAGGAAGCTGAGAACACAGATCCAGCTTATTGGATCAAATTATTGAGACATCATTATGAACAACAACAGGAAGACATTGCCAGAACACTTGGAAAag gtAAACGAATACGTAAGCAAGTGAACTATAATGATGGAGGAGTAACTGGAGACCAAAGTACAAGGGATGATCAACCATGGCAGGAGAATCTTTCTGATTACAATAGTGATTTTAGTGCTCCTAGCGATGACGATAAAGAAGACGATGACTTTGACGAAAAGGGTGATGGTGATCTGTTATCTCGCAGAAGCAGACGAAGATTAGAGAGAAGAGACGAAAAGGATCGACCTCTCCCTCCATTGCTTGCCAGAGTTAATGGAAACATTGAA GTACTAGGCTTCAATGCCAGACAAAGGAAAGCATTCCTGAACGCGATTATGCGTTACGGTATGCCACCGCAGGACGCGTTTAACTCTCAGTG GTTGGTACGAGACCTGAGAGGCAAGTCGGAGAAGAATTTCAAGGCCTACGTTTCCCTTTTCATGCGACATTTATGTGAACCTGGTGCGGATAATGCCGAAACATTTGCCGATGGTGTCCCGAGAGAAGGTCTTAGCAGGCAGCACGTTTTAACAAGAATTGGTGTAATGTCTTTAATAAGGAAAAAG GTGCAAGAATTCGAACACATAAACGGATATTACTCGATGCCAGAAATGATTCGCAAACCGGTAGAACCTGTGAAAGTAGATGGTGGTGGAGAAGGAGCGACTGGAACTAGCAGTACCAGTGCAACACCAGCTACTTCTAATGCACCTAGCCCGAGTCCTGCTGCAACTCCAACGCCAACTACTATCCCTGGAAGTACGAATACTGACTCCAACAAGTCAAATTTAGACACGTCTGAAGTAAAAGAATGTAAAGAAGTCCCTAAGGATAAAGAA AGTGTTGATGCAAAGGATGTGGAGGAATCAAAAGAATCtaaagaagaggaggagaatAATACGGAAAAAGATAAAGACAAGGAGGACatcaagaaagaagagaaggatGCAGAGGGAGAAACACAGGATAAGGAAAAGGATAAGACAGATGCTACAGATGAAAAATTTGTGGCGAAACACGATGAAAAAGTGGACAACTCTGAAAGCAAAACAAAACAAGATTCCGAGGAAGATGTAGTTATCGTTAAAGACGAtgaagaagaaacagaaaagCGAGAG GAGAAAGATAATAAAGATAAGGACATAAAGGATTGTGATTCAGAAACGATGAAGCCCAAGCGCAAGTTCATGTTCAACATAGCTGATGGTGGTTTCACTGAATTACACACATTATGGTTAAATGAAGAGAAAGCTGCAGTACCTGGCCGTGAATACGAAATCTGGCATAGAAGACATGATTATTGGTTACTGGCCGGCATTGTTACACATGGCTATGGTCGTTGGCAGGATATCCAAAATGATATTAG GTTTGCAATAATAAATGAACCATTTAAGATGGACGTAGGCAAGGGTAActttttagaaataaaaaacaaattccTAGCTCGACGTTTCAAACTGTTGGAACAGGCATTAGTGATAGAAGAGCAATTGAGAAGAGCCGCGTACCTGAACTTAACGCAGGATCCTAATCACCCTGCGATGAGCCTGAATGCAAGATTTGCCGAAGTCGAGTGCCTTGCAGAATCACATCAACATCTTAGTAAAGAAAGCCTTGCCGGAAATAAACCAGCAAATGCTGTGTTAcataaa GTACTAAATCAATTGGAAGAACTGTTGTCTGACATGAAATCTGACGTGAGTCGTTTACCAGCAACATTAGCTCGCATTCCACCTGTTGCTCAAAGACTTCAAATGTCAGAGAGGTCGATATTAAGTCGATTGGCAGCAACCGCACCAGGTGGTAGCAGTTCTCAGTCGGGTCAAGCAGCGCTGTTAGCGCAACAGTTTCCAGCCGGTTTCTCCGGCGGACAACTGCCGGCTACATTCGCTGGTGCGGctaattttggaaattttagaCCACAATACTCAGTACCAGGTCAACCACCACAGGGATTCACAG CTTGA